The following coding sequences are from one Virgibacillus necropolis window:
- the tsaB gene encoding tRNA (adenosine(37)-N6)-threonylcarbamoyltransferase complex dimerization subunit type 1 TsaB, whose product MNVLAIDTSNQIMGVAIVKDNILIGEVVTNLTKNHSVRLMPAIVQLMNDTQVKPEELDEVVVAMGPGSFTGVRIGLATAKAMAWSLEIPIKGISSLEVLAYQGSFFASAICPFFDARRGMVYTGLYQWNHNKMELVEEEVNMKMDEWLDHLAKEKKQILFLSQDIELYRSLIKEKLGDYALIPDANFHIAKPSHLALAGKGKKANNTHALTPNYLRLVEAEANWLKAQKEATKNG is encoded by the coding sequence ATGAATGTACTTGCAATCGATACTTCTAATCAAATCATGGGAGTAGCCATCGTAAAAGATAACATTTTAATTGGTGAAGTCGTGACGAATCTTACGAAGAATCATTCCGTCCGTCTTATGCCAGCTATAGTTCAATTAATGAATGATACCCAGGTGAAGCCAGAAGAATTAGATGAAGTAGTTGTAGCCATGGGACCAGGGTCATTTACTGGTGTAAGAATAGGACTTGCTACAGCAAAAGCTATGGCTTGGTCGCTTGAAATCCCAATTAAAGGTATATCAAGTTTAGAGGTGCTTGCTTATCAAGGCAGCTTTTTCGCATCAGCTATTTGTCCATTTTTTGATGCCAGGCGTGGGATGGTTTATACAGGACTATACCAGTGGAATCATAATAAGATGGAACTAGTTGAGGAAGAGGTTAATATGAAAATGGATGAATGGCTAGATCATTTGGCAAAAGAAAAGAAGCAGATTTTATTTTTAAGCCAAGATATAGAATTGTATAGATCCCTGATTAAGGAAAAGTTGGGTGATTATGCTCTTATCCCGGATGCAAATTTCCATATAGCAAAACCATCTCATTTAGCCTTAGCTGGCAAGGGTAAAAAAGCGAACAATACGCATGCATTAACACCTAATTACTTGCGGTTAGTTGAAGCAGAAGCAAATTGGTTAAAAGCACAAAAGGAAGCGACCAAAAATGGCTGA
- the tsaD gene encoding tRNA (adenosine(37)-N6)-threonylcarbamoyltransferase complex transferase subunit TsaD — protein MKKNTYIMGIETSCDETAVAILKNGTEVLSNVVASQIESHKRFGGVVPEIASRHHVEQMTIVLEEAFNQANVTWNQIDAITVTEGPGLVGALLVGVNTAKALAFAKQKPLVGVHHIAGHIYANRLEKEFEFPLLALVVSGGHTELVLMREHGNYEVIGETLDDAAGEAYDKVARMLKLPYPGGPFIDKLAAEGTESVSLPRAWLEEGSLNFSFSGLKSAVINTIHNAEQRREKLNPEDIAASFQASVVEVLTEKTFQAAMKYDVKQVIVAGGVAANKGLRHALTKRFLNTDIPLQIPPIHLCTDNAAMIAAAGTIAFEQGKRSAWDLNANPSLVLK, from the coding sequence ATGAAAAAAAATACATATATCATGGGAATTGAAACCAGCTGTGATGAAACCGCTGTAGCAATTTTAAAAAATGGAACAGAGGTTTTATCAAATGTGGTAGCATCCCAAATCGAAAGTCATAAAAGGTTTGGTGGGGTTGTTCCTGAAATTGCCTCAAGGCATCATGTAGAACAAATGACAATTGTATTGGAAGAAGCGTTTAATCAAGCAAATGTTACATGGAATCAAATTGATGCAATAACGGTTACAGAAGGGCCAGGCCTAGTAGGTGCATTGCTTGTCGGTGTAAACACGGCAAAGGCACTAGCATTTGCTAAACAAAAGCCTCTTGTTGGGGTTCATCATATCGCAGGTCATATTTATGCAAATCGTCTGGAGAAAGAATTTGAATTTCCTTTGTTGGCTTTAGTAGTTTCAGGTGGACACACAGAGCTCGTTTTGATGCGTGAACATGGTAACTATGAAGTAATAGGGGAAACGCTTGATGATGCGGCTGGTGAGGCCTATGACAAGGTAGCACGGATGCTTAAGCTTCCATATCCGGGTGGCCCATTTATCGACAAACTTGCAGCTGAAGGAACTGAGTCGGTATCACTTCCACGCGCTTGGTTGGAAGAAGGAAGTTTAAATTTCAGTTTCAGTGGATTAAAATCAGCAGTTATCAACACTATCCACAATGCAGAACAACGTAGAGAAAAGTTAAATCCTGAAGATATCGCAGCAAGCTTTCAAGCTAGTGTCGTTGAAGTGCTAACAGAAAAAACTTTTCAAGCTGCAATGAAGTATGATGTGAAGCAGGTAATTGTAGCTGGTGGTGTTGCTGCCAATAAAGGGCTGCGTCATGCGCTTACCAAACGTTTTTTAAACACAGATATTCCGTTACAAATTCCACCAATTCACTTATGCACAGATAATGCCGCGATGATTGCTGCAGCTGGAACAATTGCTTTCGAACAAGGAAAAAGGTCAGCATGGGACTTGAATGCTAATCCTTCTTTGGTGTTAAAGTAA
- the tsaE gene encoding tRNA (adenosine(37)-N6)-threonylcarbamoyltransferase complex ATPase subunit type 1 TsaE: MSEHQIETHTEEETKRVATRLANLLRPGDVITLEGDLGAGKTTFTKGIATGLGVKRVVNSPTYTIVKEYEGELPLYHMDVYRLEDSDEDIGFSEYFEGEGISVVEWAHFIKEYLPRERLDIKINYIDEQKRMIEFYPVGSHFNWIISSLIG; the protein is encoded by the coding sequence ATGAGTGAACACCAAATCGAAACACATACAGAAGAAGAGACTAAAAGAGTGGCAACTAGATTAGCTAACTTACTTAGGCCTGGAGACGTTATCACTCTTGAAGGTGATTTAGGGGCAGGTAAAACCACTTTTACAAAAGGAATAGCTACCGGGCTTGGGGTTAAACGAGTTGTGAATAGCCCGACATATACGATCGTTAAGGAATATGAAGGTGAACTTCCTCTCTATCATATGGACGTTTATAGGCTAGAGGATTCTGATGAGGATATCGGTTTTTCTGAATACTTCGAGGGTGAAGGTATATCTGTTGTGGAATGGGCGCATTTTATTAAAGAATACTTACCTCGGGAACGTTTAGATATAAAAATTAACTATATTGATGAACAAAAACGTATGATTGAATTTTATCCGGTTGGAAGTCACTTTAATTGGATAATCTCATCCTTAATCGGTTAG
- a CDS encoding redox-sensing transcriptional repressor Rex has protein sequence MVQHKIPQATAKRLPLYYRFINNLHHQGKARVSSKELSEAVKVDSATIRRDFSYFGALGKKGYGYNVEYLLEFFRKTLDQDELTGVALIGVGNLGTAFLHYNFMKNNNTKIMMAFDAEPSKVGSDIGGIPVYHIDQLEEKMSDVHVAILTVPSGEAEGITERLVKTGVSGILNFTPARITVPDNIRVHHIDLAVELQALVYFLKHYPLNGGQE, from the coding sequence TTGGTACAACATAAAATTCCGCAGGCTACAGCCAAGCGTTTACCGCTATATTACCGTTTTATAAATAATTTACATCACCAAGGGAAAGCTCGGGTTTCTTCAAAAGAATTAAGCGAAGCAGTTAAAGTGGATTCTGCTACAATTCGCAGAGACTTTTCTTATTTTGGTGCATTGGGTAAAAAAGGTTACGGTTACAATGTTGAATATCTCTTAGAATTTTTCAGGAAAACATTGGATCAAGATGAATTAACAGGGGTTGCACTAATCGGTGTTGGTAATCTAGGGACAGCATTTCTTCACTATAATTTTATGAAAAATAATAATACAAAAATCATGATGGCATTTGACGCAGAACCAAGTAAGGTAGGTTCGGACATCGGTGGTATTCCTGTTTATCATATTGATCAATTAGAGGAAAAAATGAGCGATGTACACGTTGCCATATTGACCGTTCCATCTGGTGAGGCGGAGGGTATCACAGAACGTTTAGTTAAAACTGGTGTTTCCGGTATACTGAACTTTACACCTGCGAGGATTACCGTGCCAGACAACATCCGTGTACACCATATTGATCTTGCCGTTGAGCTACAAGCATTGGTGTATTTTTTAAAGCATTATCCGTTGAATGGTGGTCAGGAGTAG
- the rimI gene encoding ribosomal protein S18-alanine N-acetyltransferase has protein sequence MADLVIRQMELTDIDPVVEVEKASFGTPWSEDIFYQEVVKNQFAHYFVVEVDKKIIGYAGLWVVIDDAQITNIAIMPSYRGNKLGEKLFLFTMKQAMRLGSKRLSLEVRVSNIIAQRMYRKFGLVPGGLRKNYYTDNKEDALVMWVNL, from the coding sequence ATGGCTGATTTAGTAATTAGGCAAATGGAGCTAACAGACATTGATCCAGTAGTGGAAGTAGAAAAGGCATCCTTTGGGACACCCTGGTCTGAGGATATCTTTTATCAAGAAGTAGTAAAAAATCAATTTGCGCATTATTTTGTAGTAGAAGTAGATAAGAAGATAATTGGTTATGCAGGATTATGGGTGGTCATCGATGATGCTCAAATTACAAATATAGCTATAATGCCAAGCTACCGAGGTAATAAATTGGGCGAGAAGCTTTTTCTGTTTACGATGAAACAGGCGATGCGATTAGGAAGTAAACGTTTATCTCTGGAAGTACGAGTTTCCAACATTATCGCGCAACGGATGTATCGAAAGTTTGGACTTGTACCTGGTGGTTTACGAAAAAACTATTATACAGATAATAAAGAGGATGCATTAGTCATGTGGGTGAATTTATAA
- a CDS encoding DUF2268 domain-containing protein: MHSLIVSTTKRVIGVPVVATNQWLDHYLTKKLGFPDLDMGIQRDTLCPHLTNYYTSITTEEIHQHLLQNGLFPPSISDEKTINKMYERNIWRNVESEFNKLKVDWNGPDVPLFIFPSNLENEQLRIDFNGLAGLAHQNKLFLFVSSQPTDKEIQALLTHEYNHVCRLNYLNQEEKTITLLDAMILEGLAEMAVHERMGKEYLAKWTSMYSLEHALKYWKGEVESNLHLQKGSIRHQQFMYGNDSIPKWMGYNIGFHLVCSFVENTTCTVNQLLRMPTEQILEESAFK, translated from the coding sequence TTGCATAGCCTAATCGTATCAACAACGAAAAGAGTGATTGGTGTGCCGGTTGTCGCTACAAATCAATGGCTGGATCATTATTTAACTAAAAAGCTAGGATTTCCTGACCTAGACATGGGAATTCAAAGAGATACATTGTGTCCACATCTAACTAATTATTACACTAGTATAACTACTGAAGAAATACATCAACACTTACTACAGAACGGACTATTTCCACCTTCCATTTCAGATGAAAAAACAATAAATAAGATGTACGAGAGGAATATTTGGAGAAATGTTGAAAGCGAATTTAATAAACTAAAAGTAGACTGGAATGGCCCTGATGTTCCACTATTTATTTTTCCTTCCAACCTTGAAAATGAACAGCTTCGGATTGACTTTAATGGCTTAGCTGGCCTAGCACACCAGAATAAGTTATTTTTATTTGTTTCTAGCCAACCTACGGATAAGGAAATTCAAGCACTCTTGACCCATGAATATAATCACGTGTGTAGACTAAATTACTTGAATCAAGAGGAGAAGACTATAACGCTATTGGATGCAATGATCCTTGAAGGCTTAGCAGAAATGGCTGTGCATGAACGAATGGGTAAAGAATACTTAGCAAAGTGGACCTCGATGTATTCACTTGAACATGCTTTGAAATATTGGAAAGGTGAGGTTGAATCTAATTTGCATTTACAGAAAGGGTCTATCCGACATCAACAATTTATGTATGGAAATGATTCTATTCCAAAATGGATGGGCTACAACATAGGGTTTCATCTTGTCTGTTCATTCGTAGAAAATACGACATGTACGGTAAACCAATTGTTAAGAATGCCTACTGAACAAATTCTCGAAGAATCCGCTTTTAAATAA
- a CDS encoding ArsR/SmtB family transcription factor has product MCDTFCFDVEKVNRIQPQMEQVSGVELIFKALSDATRLKIAYALTLEKELCVCDVANIIGSTTATASHHLRLLRNMRLAKYRKEGKLVFYSLADDHVRQLVYIAMIHGKEDGTSGNE; this is encoded by the coding sequence ATGTGCGATACCTTTTGTTTTGACGTGGAAAAAGTAAATCGAATTCAACCACAGATGGAACAGGTAAGTGGGGTTGAATTGATTTTCAAGGCTTTATCGGATGCTACCCGTTTAAAAATTGCATATGCACTAACATTGGAAAAAGAGTTATGTGTATGTGACGTAGCTAATATTATCGGATCGACTACTGCAACTGCTTCCCATCATTTACGTCTCTTACGAAATATGAGGTTAGCCAAGTATCGAAAAGAAGGCAAATTGGTTTTTTATTCATTAGCAGATGATCATGTCCGTCAATTGGTATATATCGCTATGATTCATGGGAAAGAAGATGGTACTAGTGGAAACGAATAA
- a CDS encoding heavy metal translocating P-type ATPase, with translation MVLVETNKNVYRLQGLSCTNCAAKFEKNIRNIQTVEDVKLNFGASKITVHGGATIEQLEQAGSFDGIKVYPERQRQLGKKESFWEKRDNITAMISLFFIIVGYIFSIQLGEESLITIGTFGVAIIIGGFDLFKVGLKNLTKLQFDMKTLMTIAVIGAVIIGEWGEGAVVVFLFALSEALESYSMDKARQSIQSLMDIAPNRATIRRNNETMEIDVEDVRIDDIMLIKPGQKIAMDGEVVKGQSSINQATITGESIPAYKTTGDEVFAGTLNEEGTLEVRVTKHVEDTTIAKIIHLVEEAQAERAPSQQFVDRFAKYYTPAIMLIALLVAVIPPLFFGEGWSEWVYSGLAVLVVGCPCALVISTPVAIVTAIGNAARKGVLIKGGIHLEETGRLKVIAFDKTGTLTEGKPEVTEVIRLSEMSHEEILGVAKAIEAFSQHPLASAIIRKADNEQVNAFEAEDFQSITGKGAKATVNSTVYFIGSPSLFEGMVSVSTGTKQQIKELQIQGKTVMLIGTEREVKGLIAVADQVRESSPSIIQKLHRLGIEKTVMLTGDNEATGKAIGKQLGLSETRAELMPQDKLESIKTLRERYGNVAMVGDGVNDAPALATATVGIAMGGAGTDTALETADIALMADDLERLPYTISLSRKTLSIIKQNVSFALALKVLALLLIIPGWLTLWLAIFADMGATLIVVLNSLRLMHAKYGDE, from the coding sequence ATGGTACTAGTGGAAACGAATAAGAATGTATATCGGCTACAAGGTTTATCCTGCACAAATTGTGCAGCCAAGTTTGAGAAAAACATACGTAACATACAAACAGTAGAAGACGTCAAGTTGAACTTTGGAGCGTCTAAAATAACGGTTCATGGTGGTGCCACAATTGAACAGCTAGAACAAGCTGGTTCCTTCGACGGCATTAAAGTGTATCCGGAACGACAACGTCAACTTGGAAAGAAGGAATCTTTCTGGGAAAAACGCGATAACATTACCGCAATGATATCCCTCTTTTTCATTATTGTAGGCTATATCTTTTCTATCCAACTAGGAGAGGAAAGCCTAATTACAATTGGAACATTTGGGGTAGCTATTATAATCGGTGGATTTGATTTGTTTAAGGTAGGTTTGAAGAACTTAACGAAACTACAGTTTGACATGAAAACCTTAATGACTATAGCTGTTATTGGTGCAGTTATTATTGGTGAGTGGGGTGAAGGAGCAGTAGTAGTCTTCTTGTTTGCACTGAGTGAAGCTTTAGAAAGTTACTCAATGGATAAAGCAAGGCAATCGATTCAGTCACTAATGGATATTGCCCCAAATCGAGCAACCATAAGACGCAACAATGAAACGATGGAAATTGATGTAGAAGATGTTCGAATTGATGATATCATGCTGATCAAACCTGGACAAAAAATTGCGATGGATGGTGAGGTTGTAAAGGGTCAGTCTTCTATTAATCAAGCAACAATAACAGGGGAGTCAATTCCAGCCTACAAAACTACTGGAGATGAAGTATTTGCGGGAACACTGAATGAAGAAGGAACGTTAGAGGTTCGTGTTACGAAACATGTGGAAGATACGACAATTGCTAAAATCATTCATTTAGTTGAAGAGGCCCAAGCAGAGCGCGCTCCATCTCAACAGTTTGTTGATCGATTTGCGAAGTATTATACCCCTGCCATTATGTTAATTGCACTATTAGTAGCAGTAATTCCACCTCTATTTTTTGGAGAGGGCTGGTCTGAATGGGTATATAGTGGACTTGCGGTGCTGGTGGTTGGTTGTCCTTGTGCTTTGGTAATTTCCACCCCAGTGGCAATTGTAACAGCAATAGGAAACGCAGCGCGTAAAGGAGTTCTGATAAAAGGCGGAATTCATCTGGAGGAAACGGGAAGATTAAAAGTTATTGCTTTTGATAAAACTGGCACCCTTACAGAAGGAAAACCAGAAGTTACGGAAGTCATTAGATTATCTGAGATGAGCCATGAGGAAATCCTGGGTGTCGCAAAAGCAATTGAAGCATTTTCTCAGCATCCATTGGCATCCGCAATCATACGTAAAGCGGATAATGAACAGGTAAATGCTTTTGAAGCTGAGGATTTTCAATCGATCACTGGTAAAGGTGCAAAGGCAACCGTAAATAGTACAGTTTATTTTATTGGCAGTCCATCATTATTTGAAGGAATGGTTTCAGTTTCAACTGGTACGAAACAACAGATTAAAGAATTACAAATACAGGGTAAAACGGTTATGTTGATTGGTACAGAACGAGAGGTGAAAGGTTTAATTGCTGTAGCCGATCAAGTTCGAGAAAGTAGTCCATCTATTATTCAAAAGCTTCATAGGCTTGGTATTGAAAAAACGGTTATGTTGACCGGCGATAACGAGGCAACTGGAAAGGCTATTGGAAAGCAACTGGGGTTAAGTGAGACTAGAGCAGAACTTATGCCACAAGATAAATTGGAATCTATAAAGACTCTACGTGAACGTTATGGAAATGTAGCAATGGTTGGAGACGGTGTCAACGATGCTCCAGCACTCGCAACCGCAACGGTTGGTATTGCAATGGGTGGGGCTGGAACAGATACGGCATTGGAAACTGCTGATATAGCATTGATGGCGGATGATTTAGAAAGGCTTCCATACACAATTTCTTTGAGCAGAAAAACACTATCGATTATTAAGCAAAATGTCTCTTTTGCCCTTGCGTTAAAGGTGCTAGCGCTGCTCTTAATAATTCCCGGCTGGCTTACCTTATGGTTGGCGATATTTGCTGATATGGGAGCTACTTTAATCGTAGTACTTAATTCCCTACGCTTAATGCACGCGAAATATGGCGATGAGTAA
- a CDS encoding cation diffusion facilitator family transporter, which translates to MISFIIITAYMIVEAIGGFLTNSLALLSDAGHMLSDSISLGVGLLAFTLGEKVSNHSKTYGYKRFEILAAVFNGVTLVLIALYIFYEAFQRFTDPPEVASTGMLTIAIVGLLVNIFVAWILMRGDTKENLNLRAAFLHVLGDLLGSVGAIVAALLIMFFNWGWADPLASVMVAILVLISGWRVTKDAIHILMEGTPKNIKLDDIIQTMENVQGIFSIHDLHVWSITSGQNALSCHAVVDSDLSVRSCQKLLRTIEHELEHKGIGHVTIQMENNEHPHGNSLMCQHEQDSSHSH; encoded by the coding sequence ATGATTAGTTTTATTATTATCACTGCATATATGATCGTTGAAGCAATCGGAGGATTCCTTACCAACAGTCTAGCTTTATTATCAGATGCCGGACACATGTTAAGTGACTCTATATCACTTGGAGTAGGGTTGTTAGCCTTTACATTAGGAGAAAAAGTGTCTAACCATAGTAAGACCTATGGATATAAAAGGTTTGAAATTTTAGCTGCCGTTTTTAACGGAGTCACTCTCGTATTAATAGCTTTGTATATTTTCTATGAAGCATTTCAACGTTTTACAGATCCCCCTGAAGTAGCCTCAACGGGTATGTTGACTATCGCTATCGTTGGGTTGTTAGTAAATATCTTCGTTGCATGGATACTTATGCGCGGTGATACAAAGGAAAATCTAAACCTACGAGCAGCTTTTCTTCATGTATTAGGTGATTTACTTGGTTCCGTTGGAGCAATTGTCGCAGCTTTACTCATCATGTTTTTCAACTGGGGATGGGCCGATCCGCTAGCAAGTGTTATGGTTGCTATTCTTGTATTGATAAGTGGATGGAGAGTTACCAAAGATGCTATTCATATATTGATGGAAGGTACACCAAAGAATATTAAATTAGATGATATTATTCAAACAATGGAAAACGTCCAAGGTATCTTTAGCATACATGATTTACACGTATGGAGCATTACTAGTGGGCAAAATGCTCTTTCCTGTCATGCTGTAGTAGATAGTGATCTTTCTGTTCGAAGTTGTCAAAAATTATTACGAACTATTGAACATGAGTTGGAGCATAAAGGGATTGGTCACGTAACAATTCAGATGGAAAATAATGAACATCCACATGGTAATTCATTAATGTGCCAACATGAACAAGATTCTTCTCATAGTCATTAA
- the moaC gene encoding cyclic pyranopterin monophosphate synthase MoaC has translation MTDFTHFNQQGRAKMVDISEKIETERTATARSSIFVTKEIYIKIVDQGIEKGDVLAVAQVAGIMAAKKTSDLIPMCHPLQIKGVNISFDWHLSTTNYELVIEAFVKTKGSTGVEMEALTAASATALTVYDMCKALDKGMVIGQTYLIEKKGGKSGDYRR, from the coding sequence ATGACTGATTTCACCCACTTTAATCAACAGGGTAGGGCAAAAATGGTGGATATTAGTGAGAAAATAGAAACAGAGCGGACTGCTACAGCACGATCAAGCATATTCGTAACAAAGGAAATTTACATAAAAATTGTTGACCAAGGAATTGAAAAAGGTGATGTACTTGCGGTTGCGCAAGTCGCTGGAATTATGGCAGCAAAGAAGACATCAGATTTGATTCCGATGTGTCATCCCTTACAAATAAAAGGAGTTAATATTTCATTTGATTGGCATTTATCTACTACTAATTATGAACTGGTTATAGAAGCTTTTGTAAAAACAAAAGGAAGTACTGGAGTTGAAATGGAGGCGCTAACTGCTGCTTCTGCAACTGCATTAACTGTTTACGATATGTGTAAAGCACTAGATAAAGGAATGGTTATTGGTCAAACTTATTTAATAGAGAAAAAGGGCGGCAAGTCAGGAGACTATCGGCGCTAA
- a CDS encoding class I SAM-dependent methyltransferase encodes MQLRLGDKLSFLRVGGAHPGGLALTKAFLKNVKIDRNSKILDAGCGTGQSSAYLAKTYGCSVTALDRHPIMLQKARQRFCRENVTADVVQGDIGNIPLVDESFDLTFLVRSLLQNL; translated from the coding sequence GTGCAACTAAGGCTTGGCGATAAGCTAAGTTTTCTAAGAGTTGGTGGAGCACACCCAGGAGGACTTGCATTAACAAAAGCGTTTTTAAAGAACGTAAAAATTGATCGAAATAGTAAAATACTTGATGCTGGCTGCGGAACAGGACAATCCTCTGCATATTTAGCAAAGACATATGGTTGTTCGGTAACTGCACTTGATCGTCATCCAATTATGTTACAAAAAGCGAGACAACGATTTTGCAGAGAAAATGTAACAGCTGATGTAGTTCAAGGGGATATTGGAAATATACCTTTAGTGGATGAATCGTTTGATTTAACATTCTTAGTCAGAAGTCTCCTTCAAAATCTATGA
- a CDS encoding ABC-F family ATP-binding cassette domain-containing protein — protein MIIMQLNDISKSFGAEKILSNIKLEIKDQDRIAIVGRNGAGKSTLLKIMAGEFSYDEGVMHKPKDLTIGYLSQHTGLESAKTIWDEMLDVFRDLIQKEQELRKLEKNMEQASTLSDDNYNRLLLEYDTKQQEFITQGGYSYASSIKSVLSGLHFYETDYQTSISTLSGGQKTRLALGKLLLQKPALLILDEPTNHLDIETLGWLENYLASYPGAVTIVSHDRYFLDKTVSIVYEISYHKVRKYHGTYSKYLEKRALDYEQEMKEFEKQQSEIKQLEEFVQKNIVRASTTKRAQSRRKKLEKMDKLDRPKGDESSAKFSFDSTKRSGNDVLKINNLAFRYSDGDRFLFENMNLTINRGDSIALVGPNGIGKTTLLKMITGQYQPSTGSIQIGTNVEIGYYDQEQTNLNPANTVLQELWDKYPNEKEKDIRTVLGNFLFSGDDVLKPVHALSGGEKARLSLAKLMMLHANFLILDEPTNHLDIDSKEVLESALIDYNGTIIFVSHDRYFINKIAEQVVEIQADHVTGYLGDYDYYVAKKEEQAERERLQQEQIKVTQVDTGKLSYKEEKARQRAERKVQRRIEELENLIEERENELAALELEMTKPEVFQDHEKSLALTKETSTIKQTLEQLMEEWTELQE, from the coding sequence ATGATTATTATGCAGTTAAATGATATCAGTAAGTCATTTGGAGCAGAAAAAATATTATCAAATATAAAGCTTGAAATAAAAGATCAGGATCGAATTGCAATCGTTGGTAGAAATGGTGCAGGAAAATCAACCTTACTTAAAATAATGGCTGGTGAATTTTCTTATGATGAGGGTGTTATGCACAAACCAAAAGATCTAACAATTGGTTATCTTTCCCAGCATACTGGTCTTGAATCAGCTAAAACAATTTGGGATGAAATGTTGGATGTTTTTCGTGACCTAATCCAAAAAGAACAAGAGCTCAGGAAGCTTGAAAAAAATATGGAACAAGCATCTACCTTGTCTGATGATAACTATAACCGGCTTTTACTAGAATACGATACGAAACAACAGGAATTTATTACCCAAGGTGGATACTCATACGCGTCATCGATAAAGTCTGTACTAAGCGGCCTGCATTTTTACGAGACTGACTACCAAACTTCAATTAGTACATTAAGTGGTGGTCAGAAAACACGATTGGCATTAGGTAAGTTGTTATTACAAAAGCCTGCTTTACTTATCCTTGACGAACCTACTAACCATTTAGACATTGAAACTCTCGGGTGGCTTGAAAATTATTTAGCGAGTTATCCAGGCGCCGTTACCATTGTATCCCATGATCGTTACTTTTTAGACAAGACTGTATCCATTGTCTATGAAATCTCTTATCATAAGGTTAGGAAATACCATGGAACGTACAGTAAATATCTGGAAAAGCGCGCACTTGATTATGAACAAGAAATGAAAGAATTTGAAAAACAACAGTCTGAAATAAAACAGCTTGAGGAATTTGTACAAAAAAATATAGTTCGAGCTTCCACAACTAAGCGAGCACAAAGCAGAAGGAAAAAGCTAGAGAAAATGGACAAGCTGGACAGGCCTAAGGGTGATGAGTCCTCTGCCAAATTTTCTTTTGATTCAACCAAGCGAAGTGGGAATGATGTGTTAAAAATAAATAACCTAGCGTTTCGATATAGCGATGGGGATAGATTTTTGTTTGAAAATATGAATCTTACTATAAATCGCGGGGACAGTATCGCACTTGTCGGGCCAAATGGGATTGGAAAAACAACCTTACTAAAAATGATAACCGGACAATACCAGCCAAGTACTGGTTCCATTCAAATCGGAACGAATGTAGAAATCGGCTATTATGACCAGGAACAAACAAACTTAAATCCTGCGAACACTGTTCTACAAGAGCTATGGGACAAATATCCAAATGAGAAAGAAAAAGATATCCGTACCGTTTTGGGTAATTTTTTATTCTCTGGTGATGATGTTTTAAAGCCTGTACATGCGCTAAGCGGTGGAGAGAAAGCTCGACTATCACTTGCTAAACTGATGATGCTTCATGCCAATTTCTTAATACTGGATGAACCGACAAATCATTTGGATATTGATAGTAAAGAGGTGTTAGAATCAGCGTTAATCGATTATAACGGTACAATTATATTTGTCTCACATGACCGTTATTTTATTAACAAAATTGCTGAACAAGTCGTTGAAATTCAAGCAGATCATGTCACTGGATACTTGGGTGATTATGATTATTACGTTGCTAAAAAGGAAGAGCAAGCTGAAAGAGAACGACTACAACAAGAACAAATAAAAGTAACACAGGTTGATACTGGAAAATTGAGTTATAAAGAAGAAAAAGCACGACAACGTGCGGAACGAAAAGTTCAACGACGGATAGAGGAATTGGAAAATTTAATTGAGGAACGGGAAAATGAACTTGCAGCGCTAGAATTAGAAATGACAAAACCCGAAGTTTTTCAAGATCATGAGAAGTCTTTGGCGCTAACAAAGGAAACTAGCACTATTAAACAAACGCTTGAACAACTAATGGAAGAGTGGACCGAACTGCAAGAGTAA